One window of the Eucalyptus grandis isolate ANBG69807.140 chromosome 8, ASM1654582v1, whole genome shotgun sequence genome contains the following:
- the LOC104429580 gene encoding probable serine/threonine-protein kinase PIX13 isoform X2, producing the protein MGVCYGTPDFPTPSYAGYLKSGAKWKITPSSSAATTPSPAASNSLDLLAARDKKAFRGGKIVAGSSLTVFSFAELKEATKNFPADALLGKGGVGRVYKGMLHGEQQPGSTETIIAVKLLNPDAAQGHREWMREIASIEKISHPNLAKLLGFCPDDENLALVYEFMPKGSLEYQLFRSGSTASLPWDVRLKIMVGAATGLAFLHNCCRMIHMDFRSANILLDGSYTAKLSDCGLEKSGPQVRVSPISKQVMDTYGYAAPEYIATGLRAIDPSRPAGKVDLVKWAKPLLSSKKKVRTIMDSRLKGKYYADSAHQIAQLVSLCLQPEPEQRPSMSEVVEELKSIEAARANGTLRKA; encoded by the exons atggGGGTGTGTTATGGAACTCCTGACTTCCCTACTCCTAGCTATGCTGGTTATCTCAAATCAG GAGCGAAGTGGAAAATCACTCCATCATCTTCTGCCGCCACTACTCCATCTCCTGCAGCCAGCAATAGCCTTGACTTACTGGCTGCCCGCGACAAAAAAGCCTTCAGAGGTGGAAAGATTGTGGCAGGCTCCAGCTTGACCGTCTTCAGTTTCGCAGAATTGAAAGAGGCAACCAAAAATTTTCCAGCCGATGCGCTGCTTGGAAAGGGAGGAGTTGGTCGTGTCTATAAAGGGATGCTTCATGGGGAGCAACAGCCTGGAAGTACAGAGACTATAATAGCTGTGAAACTATTAAACCCGGATGCTGCTCAAGGGCATAGAGAGTGGATG AGGGAGATAGCCTCTATTGAAAAGATATCTCACCCTAACCTTGCCAAGCTCCTGGGATTTTGTCCAGATGATGAAAATTTAGCTCTTGTTTATGAGTTCATGCCAAAGGGCAGTTTAGAATACCAGCTATTCAGAA GTGGCTCCACTGCAAGTCTTCCATGGGATGTACGCCTCAAGATTATGGTCGGGGCTGCCACAGGCCTGGCCTTCTTGCACAATTGCTGTCGCATGATACACATGGATTTCAGAAGTGCAAATATTTTGCTAGATGGG TCTTACACGGCCAAACTCTCGGACTGTGGATTGGAGAAGTCTGGTCCTCAAGTGAGGGTGTCGCCTATTTCAAAACAGGTTATGGATACCTATGGCTATGCTGCCCCTGAATATATAGCAACAG GCTTGAGGGCAATTGATCCAAGCCGTCCAGCAGGCAAAGTTGATTTAGTGAAGTGGGCCAAACCACTCTTATCcagtaaaaaaaaagtgaggacTATAATGGACTCTAGATTGAAGGGCAAATATTACGCAGACTCTGCACACCAAATAGCACAGCTAGTTTCATTATGCCTCCAACCGGAACCTGAGCAGCGGCCTTCCATGTCTGAAGTCGTGGAAGAACTGAAATCAATAGAAGCTGCCCGTGCTAATGGAACACTTCGGAAAGCTTGA
- the LOC104429580 gene encoding probable serine/threonine-protein kinase PIX13 isoform X1 has translation MGVCYGTPDFPTPSYAGYLKSGAKWKITPSSSAATTPSPAASNSLDLLAARDKKAFRGGKIVAGSSLTVFSFAELKEATKNFPADALLGKGGVGRVYKGMLHGEQQPGSTETIIAVKLLNPDAAQGHREWMREIASIEKISHPNLAKLLGFCPDDENLALVYEFMPKGSLEYQLFRSGSTASLPWDVRLKIMVGAATGLAFLHNCCRMIHMDFRSANILLDGSYTAKLSDCGLEKSGPQVRVSPISKQVMDTYGYAAPEYIATGHLYLKSNVFSFGVVLLETLTGLRAIDPSRPAGKVDLVKWAKPLLSSKKKVRTIMDSRLKGKYYADSAHQIAQLVSLCLQPEPEQRPSMSEVVEELKSIEAARANGTLRKA, from the exons atggGGGTGTGTTATGGAACTCCTGACTTCCCTACTCCTAGCTATGCTGGTTATCTCAAATCAG GAGCGAAGTGGAAAATCACTCCATCATCTTCTGCCGCCACTACTCCATCTCCTGCAGCCAGCAATAGCCTTGACTTACTGGCTGCCCGCGACAAAAAAGCCTTCAGAGGTGGAAAGATTGTGGCAGGCTCCAGCTTGACCGTCTTCAGTTTCGCAGAATTGAAAGAGGCAACCAAAAATTTTCCAGCCGATGCGCTGCTTGGAAAGGGAGGAGTTGGTCGTGTCTATAAAGGGATGCTTCATGGGGAGCAACAGCCTGGAAGTACAGAGACTATAATAGCTGTGAAACTATTAAACCCGGATGCTGCTCAAGGGCATAGAGAGTGGATG AGGGAGATAGCCTCTATTGAAAAGATATCTCACCCTAACCTTGCCAAGCTCCTGGGATTTTGTCCAGATGATGAAAATTTAGCTCTTGTTTATGAGTTCATGCCAAAGGGCAGTTTAGAATACCAGCTATTCAGAA GTGGCTCCACTGCAAGTCTTCCATGGGATGTACGCCTCAAGATTATGGTCGGGGCTGCCACAGGCCTGGCCTTCTTGCACAATTGCTGTCGCATGATACACATGGATTTCAGAAGTGCAAATATTTTGCTAGATGGG TCTTACACGGCCAAACTCTCGGACTGTGGATTGGAGAAGTCTGGTCCTCAAGTGAGGGTGTCGCCTATTTCAAAACAGGTTATGGATACCTATGGCTATGCTGCCCCTGAATATATAGCAACAG GGCATCTCTATCTAAAGAGTAATGTTTTCAGTTTCGGTGTCGTGTTGCTTGAGACACTAACAGGCTTGAGGGCAATTGATCCAAGCCGTCCAGCAGGCAAAGTTGATTTAGTGAAGTGGGCCAAACCACTCTTATCcagtaaaaaaaaagtgaggacTATAATGGACTCTAGATTGAAGGGCAAATATTACGCAGACTCTGCACACCAAATAGCACAGCTAGTTTCATTATGCCTCCAACCGGAACCTGAGCAGCGGCCTTCCATGTCTGAAGTCGTGGAAGAACTGAAATCAATAGAAGCTGCCCGTGCTAATGGAACACTTCGGAAAGCTTGA
- the LOC104415417 gene encoding flowering locus K homology domain yields the protein MAEVELNLEEHSLEEQNDVAAEAEQSPEEQTALEQAIEEETLQPTPEEEEEEEVEEEAEELPEEKPQEESPPAAAGGAAAAAEKRWPGWPGDSVFRMLVPAQKVGSIIGRKGEFIKKIVEETRARIKILDGPPGTAERAVMVSAKEEPDSSLPPAVDGLLRVHKRIVDGLDGDSNPPSGTAGKISTRLLVAASQAGSLIGKQGGTVKSIQEESNCIVRVLGTEELPVFALQDDRVVEVVGEPTGVHKAVELIASHLRKFLVDRSIIPLFEMHMQMSKNPPMEHMPPHQSWGPPPGLPPNAGGGPGFGHNSQYMPPPRQLDSYYPPPELPPPVEPQSHQGISAYGRDVPVGMHAPSNAQSAPSMIKQITQQMQIPLSYADAVIGSAGSSISYIRRTSGATVTIQETRGVPGEMTVEISGTASQVQTAQQLIQNFMAEAAAATQSQAPAAGHMDQGYNSYGAHGSVYASPASNQGHTAHGGAYGSVYGANYGY from the exons ATGGCTGAAGTGGAGCTGAACCTCGAGGAGCACAGCCTCGAGGAGCAGAACGACGTGGCCGCCGAGGCCGAGCAGAGCCCCGAGGAGCAGACGGCACTCGAGCAGGCCATCGAGGAGGAGACTCTCCAGCCGACccccgaggaggaggaggaggaggaagtggaggaggaggcggaggagctgcCCGAGGAGAAGCCGCAGGAGGAGAGCCCTCCGGCCGCCGCCGGAGgagctgctgctgccgccgaGAAGAGGTGGCCCGGATGGCCCGGGGATAGCGTCTTCCGGATGTTGGTCCCGGCACAGAAGGTGGGCAGTATCATCGGGCGCAAAGGGGAGTTCATAAAGAAAATCGTCGAAGAGACGAGAGCTCGGATTAAGATTCTCGACGGTCCTCCTGGAACTGCCGAAAGAGCT GTAATGGTGTCTGCGAAGGAGGAGCCTgattcttctcttcctcctgcTGTGGATGGCCTTTTGAGAGTTCACAAGCGCATTGTTGATGGTTTGGATGGTGACTCTAATCCTCCCTCCGGCACAGCTGGAAAGATCTCAACGAGGCTACTGGTGGCGGCCTCACAGGCAGGAAGCTTAATCGGAAAACAAGGAGGAACAGTAAAATCCATTCAGGAAGAATCAAACTGTATTGTTAGAGTTCTCGGCACAG AAGAACTGCCAGTGTTTGCTCTTCAAGATGATAGAGTTGTTGAGGTTGTTGGAGAGCCAACAGGGGTTCACAAAGCTGTGGAGCTAATTGCATCTCATTTGAGGAAATTTTTGGTTGACCGCAGTATCATCCCATTGTTTGAGATGCAT aTGCAAATGTCAAAGAATCCTCCAATGGAGCATATGCCACCACACCAGTCCTGGGGTCCACCACCTGGTCTTCCTCCGAATGCTGGTGGGGGTCCTGGTTTTGGACATAATTCTCAATATATGCCCCCTCCGCGGCAGCTTGACAGTTACTATCCACCTCCTGAATTGCCACCTCCTGTGGAACCACAGTCTCATCAGGGCATATCTGCTTATGGAAGAGATGTACCAGTGGGAATGCATGCACCGTCCAATGCCCAATCGGCACCATCCATGATCAAGCAG ATCACACAGCAGATGCAAATTCCGCTTTCTTATGCTGATGCTGTCATTGGGTCAGCTGGTTCCAGTATAAGCTACATTCGACGAACCAGCGGAGCTACTGTTACCATTCAAGAAACTAGGGGCGTTCCTGGAGAAATGACGGTCGAGATTAGTGGAACTGCTTCGCAAGTTCAGACTGCACAGCAATTAATACAG AATTTTATGGCGGAGGCAGCAGCAGCCACACAATCACAGGCACCAGCGGCTGGGCACATGGACCAAGGTTATAATTCTTATGGAGCTCACGGTTCTGTTTATGCATCTCCGGCATCGAACCAAGGACACACTGCACATGGTGGAGCTTATGGCTCGGTCTATGGGGCCAACTATGGGTATTAA
- the LOC104417634 gene encoding uncharacterized protein At2g34160: MTMAVETLVASSENVLAPKKNRIQVSNTKKPLFFYVNLAKRYIQQHNEVELSALGMAITTVVTIAEILKNNGIATEKKVLTSSVGMKDENRGRMIQKAKIEIVLEKSDKAESPPEAADTSTEPTTADTDTEKATTDSAKEPTAATADDEKK; encoded by the exons ATGACAATGGCTGTGGAGACACTCGTGGCGTCGTCGGAGAATGTTCTAGCCCCGAAGAAGAACAGGATTCAGGTGTCCAATACCAAGAAGCCCCTCTTTTTCTATGTCAACCTTGCCAAG AGGTACATACAACAACATAATGAGGTTGAGCTTTCTGCTTTGGGCATGG CAATTACGACCGTTGTCACAATCGCTGAGATACTCAAGAACAATGGCATTGCCACCGAAAAGA AGGTTTTGACATCATCGGTTGGAATGAAGGACGAGAACAGGGGGCGGATGATCCAAAAGGCCaag ATCGAGATCGTGCTAGAGAAATCTGATAAGGCCGAAAGCCCCCCAGAGGCGGCTGATACAAGCACAGAACCAACCACAGCTGATACAGACACAGAAAAGGCGACGACTGATTCAGCTAAAGAACCCACCGCCGCCACAGCTGACGATGAAAAGAAGTGA